A single genomic interval of Picosynechococcus sp. PCC 7003 harbors:
- a CDS encoding Tn3 family transposase, producing the protein MTVIERTAYPKISRTPSTKELEERYRPTEEELAWARPHVRTQAGLLSWLVTLKIFQATHYFPAPKDVPKRVIRYIRSHLKLPASLSGMPAKRSWRLYQEQIRGHLNIVSYRPQGEQLAITVVEKLALIRDDPADLINGALEELSERGFELPAFSTLDRLVRHVRAATNQKLWEQLADSLSADDCAYLDRLIHTEEATDEAMENQDPQGDTPEKLPVTLNLLKASPKRPSLSHLWELQNTLERLMGFGDAQEKLKDIAPAKAKAFAAQARALDAGEFKDMRLPKRRSLLLCLLHRAQVKTRDHLADMFVQRMGKIHNAAKQRLLELREQHLRQTEIMLGIFAEVLAESADNAEDEAQLGKAVQAILNTHGGTTNLLTQCKELTTYNTNNHLPLAWQFYSRHRKAMFDLLRLLELRPTSAEQSLFTALEFLQTYEDKRAAYLPAELELNFISENWRKLVVVERDEETVLVRQQLEVCLFSYLATELKTGDICVMGSESYADFREQLLPWEECQNLLAEYSQETGIPNTAEAFVEQLKSQLSQVAAAVDTICKDGTQVTISKEGKPVLKRLKAAPSSPSALRLEHTIHQRLPERSVLDILCNVQHWVNWTRHFGPLSGSEPKLDEPVERYIFTTFGYGCNLGPNETARHTRGLLSAHQLSYIHSRHISTEKIEDAIRDIIQAYSQLKLPNCWGTGKRAAADGSKFEVYDNNLMAEYHLRYKGYGGIAYHHVCDNYIALFTHFISCGVWEAVYILDGLLKNTSALQPDTLHADTQGQSTPVFALAHLLGIELMPRIRSWQDYSFFRPDSEVVYDYIDPLFTDVAQWGLIQTHWQDLMRVVLSIRAGKLMPSTILRKLGSYSRKNRLYQAFKALGQVIRTLFLLRYISERHLRRQINDCTNKVESFHRFLDWLFFGKEGVITENDADAQEKQLKYLELVSAAVILHNAVDISQVIRELCTQGYTVTPEDVAIMSPYLTKNLRRYGDFVADLGQTPPALEEAFSLPFIIPDDFAL; encoded by the coding sequence ATGACGGTTATTGAGCGAACGGCTTATCCCAAAATCTCCAGGACTCCCAGCACCAAGGAATTGGAGGAACGATACAGACCAACGGAGGAGGAGCTCGCTTGGGCTCGCCCCCATGTTCGCACCCAGGCAGGGCTATTGAGCTGGTTGGTAACCCTCAAAATATTCCAAGCAACGCACTATTTCCCTGCCCCCAAGGACGTCCCAAAAAGGGTCATCCGATATATTCGCAGCCATCTCAAACTCCCAGCATCCCTTTCCGGAATGCCAGCCAAGCGTTCCTGGCGGTTGTATCAAGAACAGATCCGGGGTCACCTAAATATTGTTTCTTATCGTCCCCAGGGGGAGCAATTAGCAATAACGGTAGTTGAAAAGCTTGCTCTCATTCGGGATGACCCAGCAGATTTAATCAATGGAGCTTTGGAGGAGTTGAGTGAGCGAGGCTTTGAGCTGCCGGCTTTTAGTACCCTTGACCGTTTGGTGCGTCATGTCCGTGCGGCAACGAATCAGAAGCTTTGGGAGCAGCTCGCCGATAGCCTCAGCGCTGATGATTGTGCCTATTTGGATCGCTTGATTCATACTGAAGAGGCGACAGACGAAGCAATGGAAAATCAAGACCCTCAAGGGGATACTCCCGAGAAGTTGCCAGTCACCCTAAATCTTCTCAAAGCTTCACCCAAACGTCCTTCCCTTTCCCATCTATGGGAACTTCAAAACACCTTGGAGCGCCTCATGGGTTTCGGGGATGCTCAGGAAAAACTCAAGGATATTGCCCCGGCCAAGGCGAAGGCGTTCGCTGCCCAAGCCAGAGCCCTCGATGCCGGGGAATTCAAGGATATGCGACTGCCGAAACGGCGCTCCTTGTTGCTATGTCTACTCCACCGTGCTCAGGTTAAGACCCGCGACCATTTGGCTGATATGTTTGTGCAGCGTATGGGCAAAATTCATAACGCTGCCAAGCAGAGATTACTTGAGTTACGGGAACAACATCTCAGGCAAACGGAAATAATGTTGGGCATCTTTGCTGAAGTCTTGGCGGAATCAGCCGACAACGCTGAAGACGAAGCCCAATTAGGCAAAGCCGTGCAAGCTATATTAAATACCCATGGCGGCACCACCAATTTGCTGACCCAATGCAAGGAGCTCACAACTTACAACACCAATAATCATCTGCCCTTGGCCTGGCAGTTTTATTCACGGCACCGTAAAGCGATGTTTGATTTATTGCGTCTGTTAGAGCTCCGCCCAACTTCAGCAGAACAATCGCTGTTCACTGCCTTAGAATTTCTCCAAACCTATGAAGATAAGCGTGCCGCCTATCTTCCTGCTGAGTTAGAGCTGAACTTCATCAGCGAGAATTGGCGTAAATTGGTGGTTGTGGAACGGGACGAGGAAACCGTTTTAGTGCGACAGCAACTGGAGGTTTGTCTGTTCAGCTATCTGGCCACCGAGCTCAAAACCGGCGATATCTGTGTCATGGGGTCAGAATCCTATGCTGATTTCCGCGAACAGCTCCTCCCTTGGGAAGAATGCCAAAATTTGTTGGCGGAATACTCTCAAGAAACGGGTATCCCCAATACTGCTGAAGCCTTTGTCGAACAGCTCAAAAGTCAGCTCAGCCAGGTGGCAGCAGCGGTGGATACCATTTGCAAAGATGGTACCCAGGTGACGATCTCTAAAGAGGGGAAACCAGTGCTCAAGCGGCTGAAGGCGGCACCCAGCTCCCCATCAGCACTGCGGCTGGAGCATACCATCCATCAGCGTCTGCCAGAGCGCTCAGTTCTTGATATTCTCTGCAATGTGCAGCACTGGGTTAATTGGACGCGCCATTTTGGCCCCCTGTCCGGGTCAGAGCCTAAGCTAGATGAGCCAGTTGAACGCTATATTTTCACCACTTTTGGCTATGGGTGTAATCTTGGCCCCAATGAAACTGCTCGCCATACCCGAGGCTTGCTCTCGGCCCATCAGCTCTCCTACATTCATTCGCGACATATCAGTACTGAAAAAATTGAGGATGCCATTCGCGATATCATCCAAGCTTACTCCCAGTTGAAGTTGCCCAATTGTTGGGGCACTGGCAAACGAGCTGCGGCGGATGGCAGCAAGTTTGAGGTCTACGATAATAATCTGATGGCGGAGTATCATCTACGCTACAAAGGCTATGGGGGCATTGCCTATCACCATGTCTGTGACAATTACATTGCCCTGTTCACTCATTTCATCAGTTGTGGCGTCTGGGAAGCGGTCTATATCCTGGATGGCTTGCTCAAAAATACTTCGGCTCTTCAACCTGATACCCTCCATGCCGATACCCAAGGGCAATCGACTCCCGTCTTTGCCCTGGCCCATTTATTAGGCATTGAACTCATGCCCCGTATTCGCTCTTGGCAAGACTACAGCTTCTTTCGACCGGATAGTGAGGTGGTTTACGACTACATTGACCCATTGTTCACCGATGTTGCTCAATGGGGGCTAATCCAAACCCATTGGCAGGATCTCATGCGTGTTGTACTATCGATCCGTGCGGGCAAATTAATGCCTTCCACCATCCTGAGGAAGTTAGGTAGTTACAGCCGCAAAAACCGCCTGTATCAAGCTTTTAAGGCCCTTGGGCAAGTCATTCGCACTCTGTTTCTACTGCGCTATATCTCTGAGCGTCACCTCAGACGACAGATTAATGACTGTACTAACAAGGTGGAATCTTTTCACCGGTTTCTTGATTGGCTTTTCTTTGGCAAGGAAGGGGTCATTACAGAAAATGATGCTGATGCCCAGGAAAAACAACTCAAATATCTCGAATTAGTCTCTGCTGCTGTCATTCTGCATAATGCCGTTGATATCTCACAGGTCATTCGGGAGCTCTGTACCCAGGGTTATACCGTCACACCCGAAGATGTGGCCATTATGAGTCCTTATCTCACCAAGAATCTACGACGCTATGGTGACTTTGTGGCTGATCTCGGGCAAACTCCACCGGCACTTGAAGAGGCTTTTTCTCTTCCGTTTATTATTCCTGATGACTTTGCTCTGTAA
- the sat gene encoding sulfate adenylyltransferase: MSTPSGLIAPHGGQLINRIASDAEKQEFLAQGDRLPRITLDARAQSDLEMIAIGGFSPLKGFMEQKDYELVVEEMHLSNGLPWSVPVTLSVSEEIADPLKEGNWVRLDDANGRFIGVLELTEKYHYNKAHEAINVYRTDEEKHPGVKVVYEQGAVNLAGPVWLLERDDHPLFPKYQIDPAASRAAFQARGWTTVVGFQTRNPIHRAHEYIIKCALETVDGLFLHPLVGATKSDDIPADVRMRCYEIMLENYFPQERVILAINPSAMRYAGPREAIFHALIRKNYGCTHFIVGRDHAGVGDYYGTYDAQKIFEEFDPQALGITPMKFEHAFFCKKTEQMATSKTSPSGPEDRIHLSGTKVREMLRRGELPPPQFSRPLVAAELAKAMHD; this comes from the coding sequence ATGAGTACCCCATCCGGTCTAATTGCGCCCCACGGTGGCCAATTAATTAACCGCATCGCCTCCGACGCCGAGAAGCAAGAATTCCTCGCCCAGGGCGATCGCCTCCCCCGCATTACCCTCGATGCCCGCGCCCAATCCGATTTAGAAATGATCGCCATCGGTGGCTTCAGTCCCCTCAAGGGCTTCATGGAGCAAAAAGACTACGAACTCGTGGTCGAAGAAATGCACCTCAGCAACGGCCTGCCCTGGTCTGTGCCCGTCACCCTTTCCGTGTCTGAAGAAATTGCCGATCCCCTCAAAGAAGGCAATTGGGTACGCCTCGATGATGCTAATGGTCGCTTTATCGGTGTCCTCGAACTCACCGAAAAATACCACTACAACAAAGCCCACGAAGCGATCAACGTCTACCGCACCGACGAAGAAAAGCATCCCGGTGTCAAAGTCGTCTACGAACAGGGAGCCGTAAACCTTGCTGGCCCCGTCTGGTTACTCGAACGGGATGACCATCCCCTTTTCCCCAAATATCAAATTGATCCTGCCGCTTCCCGGGCGGCCTTCCAAGCGCGGGGCTGGACAACCGTCGTCGGCTTCCAAACCCGGAACCCGATCCACCGCGCCCACGAATACATCATCAAATGTGCCCTCGAAACCGTTGATGGTTTATTCCTCCATCCCCTCGTTGGCGCGACCAAGAGTGATGATATTCCCGCTGATGTGCGGATGCGCTGCTACGAAATCATGCTGGAGAATTACTTCCCCCAAGAGCGCGTGATTTTGGCGATTAATCCTTCGGCGATGCGCTATGCTGGCCCCCGTGAGGCGATCTTCCACGCTCTGATCCGGAAAAACTATGGTTGTACCCATTTCATCGTGGGTCGTGATCATGCCGGTGTTGGTGATTACTATGGCACCTATGACGCCCAAAAGATCTTTGAAGAGTTTGACCCCCAGGCTCTTGGGATCACGCCGATGAAATTTGAGCACGCCTTCTTCTGTAAGAAAACAGAACAGATGGCGACCTCCAAAACCAGTCCTAGCGGCCCCGAAGACCGGATTCACCTCTCTGGTACCAAAGTGCGGGAAATGCTCCGTCGTGGGGAATTACCACCGCCACAATTCTCTCGCCCCCTCGTCGCGGCTGAACTCGCAAAAGCAATGCACGATTAA